In a single window of the Coffea eugenioides isolate CCC68of chromosome 3, Ceug_1.0, whole genome shotgun sequence genome:
- the LOC113766658 gene encoding trans-resveratrol di-O-methyltransferase-like, giving the protein MDLARNIGDHTGELFQAQAHIWSHLFNFINSMSLKCAIQLGIPDVIHKHGQPMTLDQLIDALPIKNAKATFVYRLMQILIHSGFFIEAKIPGNENDNQKGYLLTPASELLLKSNPFSVTPFLLAMLDPTLTDPWHHLSQWFQNSDETPFYTCHGRSLYDFASHEPRLNQFFNKAMASDARLVSSVVTKDCKHVFEGLNSLVDVGGGTGTLAKAIADAFPSLKCTVLDLPHVVDGLESSKNLAYVGGNMFEAIPPANAVLMKWILIDWSDDECVQILKNCKEAIPSKEKGGKMIIVEMFCKSQQKGDDDHEAIETQLFFDMLVMVLLKGRQRNEKDWAKLFTEAGFSDYKITAVLGLRSIIEVYYY; this is encoded by the exons atgGATTTGGCTAGAAATATTGGTGATCATACTGGTGAGCTTTTTCAAGCACAAGCTCACATATGGAGCCATCTATTCAACTTCATAAATTCCATGTCCCTCAAATGTGCAATTCAATTAGGCATTCCAGACGTTATTCACAAACATGGCCAGCCGATGACCCTTGATCAATTGATCGATGCTCTTCCCATCAAGAATGCAAAAGCCACTTTCGTCTATCGTCTAATGCAGATTTTGATCCACTCAGGCTTCTTCATTGAAGCAAAGATTCCTGGAAATGAGAATGATAATCAAAAGGGTTATCTGCTCACTCCTGCTTCTGAACTCCTTTTAAAGAGTAACCCGTTTAGTGTGACACCGTTTTTACTAGCCATGCTCGATCCCACCTTGACTGATCCATGGCACCATCTCAGCCAGTGGTTTCAGAACAGTGATGAAACCCCATTTTATACTTGCCATGGGAGGTCACTTTATGATTTTGCAAGCCATGAGCCGCGGCTTAATCAATTCTTTAACAAAGCAATGGCTAGTGATGCGAGGCTGGTTAGTAGCGTGGTGACCAAAGATTGTAAGCATGTTTTTGAGGGTTTGAATTCATTGGTAGATGTTGGAGGTGGAACTGGAACCCTTGCTAAGGCAATTGCTGATGCTTTCCCTAGCCTGAAATGCACTGTGCTTGATCTTCCTCATGTTGTTGATGGCTTGGAGAGTAGTAAGAACTTGGCCTATGTTGGAGGTAACATGTTTGAAGCCATTCCTCCTGCAAATGCTGTTTTAATGAAG TGGATATTGATTGATTGGAGCGATGATGAGTGTGTACAAATACTAAAAAATTGTAAAGAAGCAATTCCTAGCAAGGAAAAAGGAGGCAAAATGATAATTGTTGAAATGTTCTGCAAAAGCCAGCAGAAAGGGGATGATGATCATGAGGCGATTGAGACCCAACTGTTCTTTGATATGCTAGTGATGGTTCTACTCAAAGGAAGGCAAAGAAATGAGAAAGATTGGGCGAAACTTTTCACGGAGGCAGGCTTCAGTGACTATAAGATAACTGCAGTATTGGGATTGAGATCTATCATTGaggtttattattattag
- the LOC113767089 gene encoding 60S ribosomal protein L9-2-like isoform X1, whose protein sequence is MKTILALETMDIPGGVKIKMKAKQIEVEGPRRKLTRNFKHPNLDFQLITDEATGKRKLKVDTWFGSCKTTAAIRTALSHVENLIIGVTKGYCYMMRFVYAHFPINASITNSNRSIEIRNFLGEKKVSKVDMLEEVTVIRSEKVKDELVLDSNDIELVSRSAALINQKCHVKNKDIRKFLDGIYVSEKGQIAEEE, encoded by the exons ATGAAGACAATTCTAGCATTGGAGACTATGGATATTCCTGGCGGTGTTAAGATTAAGATGAAAGCCAAGCAGATCGAGGTGGAGGGACCACGCAGGAAGCTTACTCGCAACTTCAAGCATCCCAACCTCGACTTCCAACTCATCACCGATGAGGCCACCGGAAAGAGGAAGCTCAAGGTTGACACTTGGTTCGGCTCCTGCAAGACCACTGCCGCAATTCGAACTGCCCTCAGCCACGTCGAGAACCTCATCATCGGCGTTACCAAGGGCTACTGCTACATGATGAGATTCGTCTATGCACATTTCCCAATCAACGCCTCCATCACCAACTCCAACCGTTCTATTGAGATCCGCAACTTCCTTGGTGAGAAGAA GGTGAGTAAGGTGGATATGCTTGAAGAAGTCACTGTTATCCGGTCTGAGAAGGTTAAGGATGAATTAGTGTTGGATAGCAATGACATTGAGCTTGTTTCCCGATCTGCTGCCCTGATAAACCAA AAATGCCATGTGAAGAACAAAGATATCCGGAAGTTCCTTGATGGTATCTATGTCAGTGAGAAAGGGCAAATAGCTGAGGAGGAGTGA
- the LOC113767089 gene encoding 60S ribosomal protein L9-2-like isoform X2, with amino-acid sequence MKTILALETMDIPGGVKIKMKAKQIEVEGPRRKLTRNFKHPNLDFQLITDEATGKRKLKVDTWFGSCKTTAAIRTALSHVENLIIGVTKGYCYMMRFVYAHFPINASITNSNRSIEIRNFLGEKKVSKVDMLEEVTVIRSEKVKDELVLDSNDIELVSRSAALINQKCHVKNKDIRKFLDGIYVSEKGQIAEEE; translated from the exons ATGAAGACAATTCTAGCATTGGAGACTATGGATATTCCTGGCGGTGTTAAGATTAAGATGAAAGCCAAGCAGATCGAGGTGGAGGGACCACGCAGGAAGCTTACTCGCAACTTCAAGCATCCCAACCTCGACTTCCAACTCATCACCGATGAGGCCACCGGAAAGAGGAAGCTCAAGGTTGACACTTGGTTCGGCTCCTGCAAGACCACTGCCGCAATTCGAACTGCCCTCAGCCACGTCGAGAACCTCATCATCGGCGTTACCAAGGGCTACTGCTACATGATGAGATTCGTCTATGCACATTTCCCAATCAACGCCTCCATCACCAACTCCAACCGTTCTATTGAGATCCGCAACTTCCTTGGTGAGAAGAA GGTGAGTAAGGTGGATATGCTTGAAGAAGTCACTGTTATCCGGTCTGAGAAGGTTAAGGATGAATTAGTGTTGGATAGCAATGACATTGAGCTTGTTTCCCGATCTGCTGCCCTGATAAAC CAAAAATGCCATGTGAAGAACAAAGATATCCGGAAGTTCCTTGATGGTATCTATGTCAGTGAGAAAGGGCAAATAGCTGAGGAGGAGTGA